CGTAGGCGTACAGCGGCAGGTCCCGAGCGTGGGCGGCGATGGCGCGGCCGGCTGCCAGCGTGGTGCACGTGAAGGACCGGTCGGTCAGCGCCGCGGCCCAGGCCAGCGCGGGAGAGCCATGGCGTGCTGCCGGGTACTGTGCCTCGACGGCCGCGGCCGCGGGCCCGAAGGCCTCCGTCAGTCGGGCGCGATAGTCGCTCTCTGTGCGGAGAGGGAACGCGCCGAGCGACACGCCAACGAACATCCGCATCTCGTCGTGGTTGGTGCCCAGCACGACCGGCACGCGGTGGAAGCGTCCCGCTCGCAACGCCTTGTCCGGTGCGACCAGCAGTAGCCCGTTGCCGTAGGCAGGACGGTTGAACGACTGCATCAGCTGCGCGGTGGCAAGGCGTCCGGTGCTCTGCCCGCGCAGGCACGTGAGCACCTCCCTGGCGGCGCCCTCCGTGCAGCCCAGCTGCCGGGCGGCTTCCGCGCCTGCCGTCTGGACATCGGTCTGCGTGGCGAACGGCTCGTACGCCGGTGTTCCGGGGGCGAGAGCTCCCCGCGGGAAGGACGTCAGGCAAGAACCGCTCTGCAGGACGGCGCTTTGGAAGAGGCCCGCGGCCGTCGGTGAGGTGAGGTGCGCGCAGATGCCGATGGCGCCCGCGGACTCGCCGAACAGCGTGACCTTGCCCGGATCTCCGCCGAAGCGCAGGACGTTGGAGCGGACCCAGCGCAATGCGGCTTGCTGGTCGGCCAGGCCGAACGGCGGGACGGTGCCCAGTGCGGCATGTCCGAAGTAACCGAAGATACCCAAGCGGTAGTTGACCGTGACGACGACGGCGTCACCCTGAACCGCCAGGCGTTCCGCGCCGTAGTCGCTGCCGGAACCGCCCAGGAACGCGCCGCCGTGCATCCACACCAGCACGGGCCGCTTCTTCCCCGTCGGCTTCGTCGCGGGCACCGTGACGTTGAGGTAGAGGCAGTCCTCCGAACCGACGACAGCGCCTGCATCCGAGGGCCCGCCGACGCCCGTACCCGGTGCCGGCATCTGCACACAGCGCTGCGCCGGCTGTGTCGCATCCCTGATGCCCTGCCATGCGGCAGCCGGCACGGGTGCATGCCAGCGCAGCGGTCCGGTCGGCGGTGCGGCGTAGGGCAGGCCTTCGAAGGTGGCGTACGCACCGTGCGAGACGCCACGTACCAGGCCCAGCTCGGTTCGGACGACGACACCGCCCTGCCCCGCGGAGTCGACAAGACCAGGGCGTGCGTCGGCTGGTGTGACCGCGGCCATGA
The window above is part of the Streptomyces sp. NBC_01428 genome. Proteins encoded here:
- a CDS encoding carboxylesterase/lipase family protein, yielding MSPTTTAPSSVRRAALRRVLLPLLSAAALLMAAVTPADARPGLVDSAGQGGVVVRTELGLVRGVSHGAYATFEGLPYAAPPTGPLRWHAPVPAAAWQGIRDATQPAQRCVQMPAPGTGVGGPSDAGAVVGSEDCLYLNVTVPATKPTGKKRPVLVWMHGGAFLGGSGSDYGAERLAVQGDAVVVTVNYRLGIFGYFGHAALGTVPPFGLADQQAALRWVRSNVLRFGGDPGKVTLFGESAGAIGICAHLTSPTAAGLFQSAVLQSGSCLTSFPRGALAPGTPAYEPFATQTDVQTAGAEAARQLGCTEGAAREVLTCLRGQSTGRLATAQLMQSFNRPAYGNGLLLVAPDKALRAGRFHRVPVVLGTNHDEMRMFVGVSLGAFPLRTESDYRARLTEAFGPAAAAVEAQYPAARHGSPALAWAAALTDRSFTCTTLAAGRAIAAHARDLPLYAYAFSDREAPVLAGLPTNPGFPYGAAHGFEMPYLFPSFPTERPLTGEQSALSDRMVGYWTNFARTGNPNTAGAPRWPAFRVSSPLRPSVQSLASGRGGIRPVDAFTAHGCSLWDRLANEPPANRSGL